A window of Thermococcus aggregans contains these coding sequences:
- a CDS encoding LSm family protein — translation MSEEKPLLLDETLKKWKGKRIALAVSGDHSFTGILKDFDEEIIILENVADVVGNRGKALVVKIDDVNWIMLLE, via the coding sequence ATGAGCGAGGAGAAACCACTTTTACTGGACGAAACCCTCAAAAAGTGGAAGGGGAAACGAATAGCCTTGGCCGTAAGCGGAGACCACTCCTTTACTGGCATTCTAAAGGATTTCGATGAAGAGATAATCATCTTGGAGAACGTCGCCGACGTTGTAGGAAACAGGGGAAAAGCACTGGTAGTCAAGATAGACGACGTTAATTGGATAATGCTCCTAGAGTGA
- a CDS encoding cupin domain-containing protein, producing MKAKIEEFVDRDTYRKAPLFEGELPEGSYAQIVEIKPKQRVPKHYHEKQYELFCIISGEAKLSIGGGEYNAKPGDIYLVKPKTIHWVVNEREEPFRLFVVKLNYFGEDTVWLED from the coding sequence ATGAAGGCAAAAATTGAGGAGTTTGTTGATAGGGACACGTATAGAAAGGCTCCCCTGTTTGAGGGAGAGCTCCCGGAAGGGAGTTACGCCCAAATAGTTGAGATAAAGCCAAAGCAAAGAGTTCCAAAGCACTACCATGAGAAGCAATATGAGCTTTTTTGCATAATCAGCGGTGAGGCAAAACTCAGCATCGGAGGGGGGGAGTACAACGCCAAACCGGGCGATATCTACCTTGTAAAGCCAAAAACAATTCACTGGGTTGTAAACGAAAGGGAAGAACCATTTAGGCTCTTTGTGGTTAAGCTGAACTACTTTGGGGAAGATACCGTCTGGCTGGAGGATTGA
- a CDS encoding M67 family metallopeptidase → MEVLFIKRAHLEEILRKAKESKVEICGFLVGKIEGKAAFVEKVSFANNKLTSPVEFEIDPLEILKVLESAEREGKEIVGIFHSHVNRPPYPSSKDLKGMDLWRNIWLIVNNLREYRAFILEGGKVKEVKVEAV, encoded by the coding sequence ATGGAAGTCCTTTTCATAAAACGTGCACATTTGGAAGAAATCCTCAGGAAAGCTAAGGAAAGCAAGGTTGAAATATGCGGGTTTTTAGTGGGAAAAATAGAAGGAAAAGCTGCCTTTGTGGAAAAGGTTTCGTTTGCAAACAACAAATTAACTTCCCCGGTTGAATTTGAGATAGACCCTCTAGAGATCCTCAAAGTTCTTGAGAGTGCTGAAAGAGAAGGAAAGGAGATAGTGGGTATTTTCCATTCCCACGTCAACCGCCCACCGTACCCTTCATCCAAAGATTTGAAGGGCATGGACTTGTGGAGAAACATATGGCTGATAGTGAACAACCTCAGAGAGTACAGAGCGTTTATACTCGAAGGGGGCAAAGTAAAAGAAGTTAAAGTAGAGGCAGTCTAG
- a CDS encoding AIR synthase family protein translates to MLPGKVPPEILEKIVFNLLGAQDERVIVKSGVGIDAAAIDFGETVLVASSDPITGAEKHIGFYAINVNANDVATFGARPRWFLATILLPENADEDVLREIMEDMHKSAEKLGVSIVGGHTEVTIGLNRPIVIGTMLGEVKKEKLVRSNGAKAGDVIILTKGAGIEGTSIIASEKEEELREVFGDELVERAKRFLEKISVVKEALIATEIGVHAMHDPTEGGIANGFHEMADAAGLGFRVYYDRIPIAEETKKLCEYFNLDPLALISSGSLLIAAPPEKAEEIVKAIKKEGIEAAIVGEFLEDKNVKVIVRDGKEVPLKRPETDEIWKLF, encoded by the coding sequence ATGCTTCCAGGAAAGGTTCCTCCAGAGATACTTGAGAAGATCGTTTTTAACCTTCTAGGGGCCCAAGATGAAAGAGTGATAGTAAAATCCGGTGTGGGAATTGATGCGGCTGCAATAGACTTTGGGGAAACCGTTCTCGTTGCATCCAGTGACCCCATAACGGGAGCAGAGAAGCACATAGGCTTTTATGCAATAAACGTGAACGCAAACGATGTTGCAACATTTGGAGCCAGACCGAGATGGTTTCTTGCAACAATTTTGCTCCCCGAGAATGCCGATGAGGATGTGCTTAGGGAAATAATGGAGGACATGCACAAAAGCGCCGAAAAACTTGGAGTTTCAATAGTTGGCGGTCACACGGAAGTTACGATTGGGTTAAATAGGCCAATAGTTATTGGAACAATGCTCGGCGAGGTTAAAAAAGAAAAGCTTGTGCGTTCAAACGGCGCAAAAGCTGGAGATGTCATAATCCTAACCAAAGGCGCGGGAATTGAGGGAACATCCATCATAGCAAGCGAAAAGGAGGAAGAGCTAAGGGAAGTGTTCGGGGACGAGCTTGTAGAGAGGGCAAAGCGGTTCCTTGAGAAAATAAGCGTGGTTAAAGAAGCCCTAATTGCCACAGAGATTGGAGTTCACGCTATGCATGACCCCACAGAGGGAGGAATAGCAAACGGCTTCCACGAGATGGCGGATGCAGCCGGGCTGGGATTTAGGGTTTACTACGATAGGATACCCATTGCAGAAGAGACCAAGAAGCTGTGCGAGTACTTTAACTTAGACCCCTTGGCGTTGATAAGCTCGGGCTCCCTTCTAATTGCAGCACCGCCAGAAAAAGCCGAAGAAATTGTGAAGGCAATAAAGAAAGAAGGAATTGAGGCTGCAATAGTTGGGGAGTTTCTGGAAGATAAGAACGTAAAGGTTATCGTAAGAGACGGAAAAGAAGTTCCACTAAAAAGACCTGAAACAGATGAAATTTGGAAACTCTTTTAA
- a CDS encoding PspC domain-containing protein has translation MEKKLYRSKKNRILFGVCGGLAEYFNVDPTLVRILFILLLLGSVGTAALLYLLLALVMPEEPEEGGEVSGEETQEE, from the coding sequence ATGGAAAAAAAGTTGTATAGAAGCAAAAAGAACAGAATACTTTTTGGCGTCTGTGGAGGACTTGCAGAGTACTTTAACGTAGATCCAACCCTTGTTAGGATACTCTTTATCCTTCTGCTGTTGGGGAGTGTGGGGACTGCGGCGTTGTTATACCTCCTGTTGGCTCTTGTAATGCCGGAAGAACCCGAAGAGGGAGGTGAAGTAAGTGGGGAAGAAACTCAGGAGGAGTAA
- the mobB gene encoding molybdopterin-guanine dinucleotide biosynthesis protein B, with translation MRAVAFVGFKKSGKTTTVENVAKELKKRGYCVGIAKSMHTNFDRKESDTWRLKRVADCVIVRAQDTDALLFDAKDLNALLSVMPEVDFLLLEGFKDAKHLPKVICAKSEEEVKVLNDGLAIAVSGVISNELKSVDGLEVINALENPERLTDLIEEKAFILPNINCRLCGLDCYEMAKLIVKGEKTVKDCVVLSSKPKVIVKIDGKELPMKDWVQEVVEKTIKGMLSAMKGYKEGRKIEIIIQD, from the coding sequence ATGAGGGCAGTTGCGTTTGTAGGATTCAAAAAGAGCGGAAAGACAACTACAGTGGAGAACGTTGCAAAAGAGCTCAAAAAAAGAGGGTACTGTGTGGGGATAGCAAAGAGCATGCACACGAATTTTGATAGAAAAGAAAGCGACACATGGAGGCTGAAAAGAGTAGCTGATTGCGTGATTGTGAGGGCTCAGGACACAGATGCCCTTCTTTTTGATGCAAAGGACTTAAACGCTCTCCTTTCTGTAATGCCTGAAGTAGATTTTCTTCTTCTTGAGGGGTTTAAAGATGCCAAGCATTTGCCCAAAGTGATATGTGCTAAAAGCGAAGAAGAAGTAAAAGTGCTAAACGATGGGCTCGCGATAGCGGTTAGCGGAGTCATATCCAATGAACTCAAAAGCGTTGATGGTCTTGAGGTTATAAACGCTCTGGAAAACCCCGAAAGGCTTACCGATTTGATAGAGGAAAAAGCCTTCATTCTGCCGAATATTAACTGCAGACTGTGCGGGCTTGACTGCTATGAAATGGCAAAGCTAATAGTAAAGGGCGAAAAGACCGTAAAAGACTGTGTCGTCTTGAGTTCAAAACCAAAGGTCATTGTTAAAATTGATGGAAAGGAGCTTCCAATGAAAGATTGGGTTCAAGAAGTAGTGGAAAAGACCATTAAGGGAATGCTCTCTGCCATGAAAGGGTACAAAGAGGGGCGGAAAATAGAGATTATAATTCAGGACTAG
- a CDS encoding AEC family transporter, with product MNIYEMLALIGIGLILRRLVKSEIPFIYLNKLASQGLLTFYVFSNVASKDIEYLMEIKVVFLYVFLVIVLSLGASFLYGRFFVQDKKWRGALIILSTYPNTVAMGFPIASLFLDDLTPAIIYANTNTLIVLPIVTFVAAHYSSGKASLRESLLRALKFPPTTANLLALSFVLLGIKLPSGLLSCMNKIGWWSIPAILIYFGSRINLQKFEWRKLLEVGTFRIVLPFVFVASTLRADPEIFYAVLVEASMPPAIMANAILAHYKLKEEEGIGVTIVLTLAVLALFLALRLFL from the coding sequence ATGAACATCTACGAAATGCTTGCTTTAATCGGCATAGGGCTTATCCTTCGGAGGTTAGTAAAGTCTGAAATACCGTTCATCTATTTAAATAAGCTTGCCTCACAGGGACTTTTAACCTTCTACGTCTTTTCAAACGTTGCCTCAAAGGACATTGAATACCTTATGGAGATTAAAGTAGTATTCTTGTATGTCTTCTTGGTCATTGTCCTAAGCCTTGGGGCGTCTTTTCTTTATGGCAGATTTTTTGTGCAGGATAAAAAATGGCGGGGAGCTTTGATAATACTCTCAACGTATCCAAATACAGTGGCAATGGGATTCCCAATAGCAAGCCTCTTTTTGGACGACTTAACCCCTGCGATTATCTATGCAAATACAAACACCTTGATAGTCCTTCCAATAGTGACTTTCGTTGCTGCACATTATTCGAGCGGAAAAGCTTCGCTCAGGGAAAGCCTCCTAAGAGCGCTTAAGTTTCCGCCTACAACTGCTAATCTACTAGCCTTATCCTTTGTGCTACTGGGTATTAAACTTCCCTCAGGATTGCTGAGTTGTATGAACAAAATCGGATGGTGGAGTATTCCCGCGATTCTCATTTACTTCGGCTCCCGCATAAACCTTCAGAAGTTTGAATGGAGGAAGCTCCTTGAGGTAGGGACGTTTAGAATAGTCCTGCCTTTTGTTTTTGTCGCTTCAACACTAAGAGCTGATCCGGAAATATTCTATGCAGTACTTGTTGAGGCTTCAATGCCTCCCGCAATAATGGCAAATGCCATTTTAGCTCATTATAAGCTTAAAGAAGAAGAGGGGATTGGAGTTACGATTGTGTTAACTCTCGCAGTTTTAGCCCTCTTTCTTGCCCTTAGGCTATTTCTCTAA
- a CDS encoding adenosylmethionine-8-amino-7-oxononanoate aminotransferase — protein MLPLSFPLFILALLATNPLWSIQLSANSIAVNENLVAVTSDKLYILDESGEVLLEYNVTPLWIGFSDGYLVSLTKDRALWIDKNFPIRSYNISLKNPPWFTDSEKYLAVYDLDPMGMPKLYLLGREGIIWSANISFSVNTIAIDGNTVYLGGDDLYAVKNGRIEKVLSLPPCVSIKSLDAYKDFVALALENGTLILLKDSRELWRMQLTPNVTSIHECLCNGTIFKTPSAKYLNIKFFANNLLVGIDNNVEFYSLNGTLIRRFKLDGNITSLETSDSLALAVTPNRVYFISENGVLGSYTTDVKHTAVFGLNAVIADSQGVHFFTFKPFVTVTDVDESIAREVFSNETPNKQIVLGKAAAKFVNATFTRDTMEFDGIIYKSTWKKEDYCLIQPESGRVFIVGTHRYGTRACLLYYKERRPEKLTLLRWRDLNRNNKVEVEEIEAVLMENLQ, from the coding sequence ATGTTGCCCCTCTCTTTTCCTTTATTCATCTTAGCTCTGCTGGCAACTAATCCGTTGTGGAGCATTCAACTTAGTGCCAACTCTATCGCAGTAAATGAGAATCTCGTTGCAGTTACCTCTGACAAGCTCTACATTCTTGACGAAAGTGGTGAGGTTCTTTTGGAATATAACGTAACGCCTCTCTGGATTGGCTTTTCTGATGGATACCTTGTATCCCTAACCAAGGATAGAGCACTATGGATTGATAAAAACTTCCCAATCCGCTCATATAATATTTCACTCAAAAATCCCCCATGGTTTACAGATTCAGAAAAATACCTCGCAGTTTACGACCTTGATCCCATGGGCATGCCTAAGCTCTATCTCCTTGGTAGAGAGGGTATAATATGGTCTGCAAACATTTCATTTTCCGTTAACACCATTGCCATTGATGGCAACACAGTTTATCTTGGTGGAGATGACCTCTATGCCGTTAAAAATGGAAGAATTGAGAAAGTACTTAGTCTGCCTCCTTGTGTATCAATCAAAAGCCTCGATGCATACAAAGATTTTGTTGCTTTGGCACTTGAAAACGGGACTTTAATCTTACTAAAAGATTCCAGAGAACTCTGGAGAATGCAACTTACGCCCAACGTGACATCAATACATGAGTGTCTATGCAATGGTACAATATTCAAGACCCCCTCAGCTAAATACCTCAACATCAAATTTTTCGCCAATAATTTACTCGTTGGAATAGACAACAATGTGGAGTTCTATTCCCTTAACGGCACACTTATCCGGAGATTCAAGCTTGATGGGAATATCACATCCCTCGAGACATCAGATTCTCTGGCTCTCGCCGTGACTCCTAATAGGGTGTATTTCATTTCAGAAAACGGGGTTTTGGGGAGTTATACCACTGATGTCAAACATACTGCGGTTTTCGGGCTAAACGCTGTAATAGCAGACTCTCAAGGAGTTCATTTCTTCACGTTTAAACCATTTGTAACGGTTACAGACGTTGATGAGAGTATAGCAAGAGAAGTGTTCTCTAATGAAACTCCCAACAAGCAGATTGTTCTCGGAAAAGCTGCAGCTAAGTTTGTTAACGCGACTTTTACAAGGGATACCATGGAATTTGATGGGATTATTTATAAAAGCACTTGGAAGAAAGAAGATTACTGCCTAATTCAGCCCGAAAGTGGAAGAGTGTTCATAGTAGGGACACACAGGTATGGAACCAGAGCTTGCCTGCTTTACTATAAGGAAAGAAGGCCTGAAAAGCTCACACTGCTCAGATGGAGGGATTTAAACAGAAATAACAAAGTTGAGGTGGAAGAGATTGAAGCTGTACTTATGGAAAATCTCCAATAG
- a CDS encoding carbamoyltransferase family protein produces the protein MIILGVHDGHDAGAVLFTEKEIYAVNEERLNRIKKYRGFPELSIKKVLEMGDIHPEEVEIIAVAGLFRKQSRLLELEKRLKSIFGKDFKKKVLFVEHHLCHAASAYLTSGWREALALSIDAAGDGLSSSIYIGRDGEMIRIAQSTYLDSLGDFYASVTELLGFKPMRHEGKVMSLAAYGKPAYDLSNIIELNGLSFENKLKVVGIEATKKLAEFFNYPLSKAKEIAQQMKKGNLDGELQKKAIEIAASAQARLEKLLDELGLKLRSYNLKLAYAGGVAQNVKANAILRKHFPDLWVFPAMDDAGLAFGAAAFVKAQMERLDGKWKPFKLEHVYLGPSYDENKIESLLREENLKFEYREDVEEVVVEMLLEGKLVGFFQGKMEYGPRALGNRSILANPMDKEVVKKLNVSLNRDVFQPFAPSMLEERIEDYLQDPYPNKFMTMSYKATEKMIKEAPAVVHVDGTTRPQTLLRDDNPRYYDVIKRFEEETGVGIVLNTSFNMHGEPIVCSPADAVRTFRKARLDALVLENFVVYS, from the coding sequence ATGATAATACTTGGAGTGCACGATGGACACGACGCAGGGGCAGTGCTATTCACGGAGAAAGAGATATACGCCGTAAACGAAGAGAGACTAAACAGAATAAAGAAGTATCGCGGGTTCCCGGAGCTCAGCATAAAGAAAGTTTTGGAAATGGGGGATATTCATCCAGAAGAAGTGGAAATAATAGCGGTTGCTGGCCTTTTCAGGAAGCAATCCCGGTTGTTGGAGCTAGAAAAACGGTTAAAGTCCATTTTTGGCAAAGACTTCAAAAAGAAAGTTCTCTTTGTTGAGCACCACCTTTGTCATGCCGCTTCCGCTTATCTCACCTCGGGATGGAGGGAGGCTCTGGCATTAAGTATAGACGCGGCGGGTGATGGACTAAGCTCCTCTATTTACATCGGAAGAGATGGCGAGATGATAAGAATAGCCCAGAGCACTTATTTGGACTCACTTGGGGATTTTTACGCTTCTGTTACTGAGCTTTTAGGCTTTAAACCAATGAGGCATGAAGGGAAAGTAATGAGCTTAGCCGCCTATGGAAAGCCAGCTTATGATCTCTCAAACATCATTGAACTCAATGGATTGAGTTTTGAAAACAAGCTCAAGGTTGTCGGGATCGAAGCCACAAAAAAGCTTGCCGAGTTCTTTAATTATCCACTCTCCAAGGCCAAGGAAATTGCCCAGCAGATGAAAAAGGGCAACCTTGATGGAGAACTACAGAAAAAGGCAATTGAGATTGCGGCCTCTGCCCAAGCACGTCTTGAAAAGCTTCTCGACGAGCTCGGTTTAAAACTTAGAAGTTACAACTTAAAACTCGCCTACGCTGGAGGGGTTGCACAAAACGTAAAGGCAAATGCAATATTGAGGAAGCATTTCCCGGATTTGTGGGTATTTCCCGCTATGGACGATGCTGGCTTAGCTTTCGGTGCTGCGGCATTTGTAAAGGCACAAATGGAGAGGCTGGATGGAAAGTGGAAGCCTTTTAAACTGGAGCATGTGTATTTGGGTCCCTCTTATGACGAAAACAAAATTGAGTCCCTCTTGAGAGAGGAAAACCTAAAATTTGAGTACCGTGAAGATGTCGAGGAAGTTGTGGTAGAAATGCTCCTAGAAGGAAAGCTTGTGGGCTTTTTCCAGGGAAAAATGGAATATGGGCCCAGAGCACTCGGCAACCGTTCTATCCTTGCCAATCCGATGGACAAGGAAGTTGTGAAAAAACTTAACGTGTCGTTAAATAGAGACGTCTTCCAGCCCTTTGCCCCTTCAATGCTGGAGGAAAGAATCGAGGACTACCTCCAAGACCCATATCCAAACAAGTTCATGACAATGAGCTACAAGGCAACGGAAAAAATGATAAAGGAAGCCCCGGCAGTTGTGCACGTTGACGGTACTACAAGACCTCAGACCCTTCTTAGAGACGACAATCCGAGGTATTATGACGTAATAAAACGTTTTGAGGAGGAAACCGGTGTTGGAATTGTCCTAAACACGAGCTTCAACATGCATGGGGAACCAATAGTTTGCTCCCCAGCAGACGCGGTTAGAACTTTCAGAAAAGCAAGGCTTGATGCCCTCGTTTTAGAGAACTTTGTTGTATATTCATAG
- a CDS encoding pyridoxal phosphate-dependent aminotransferase, producing MALSDRLEMVNPSEIRKLFDLAQGIEGVISLGIGEPDFDTPEHIKEYAKEALDKGLTHYSPNAGILELREAVAEKFKKHNGIDADPKTQIMITVGTNQQILMGLATFLRDNEEVLIPSPMFVSYAPAVILAGGKPVEVPTYEENEFRLTVDDLEKYVTPKTRALIINTPNNPTGAVLTKKDLEEIADFAVEHDLMVLSDEVYEYFVYDGVKNYSIASLDGMFERTITMNGFSKTFAMTGWRLGFLAAPEWVIEKMVRFQMYNATCPVTFIQYAAAKALRDERSWKAVEEMRREYERRRNLVWKRLNEMGLPTVKPKGAFYIFPRIKDTGLTSKEFSELMIKEAKVVVVPGSAFGNAGEGYVRISYATAYEKLEEAMDRMEKVLKEKNLV from the coding sequence ATGGCGCTAAGTGATAGGCTTGAAATGGTAAACCCTTCTGAAATAAGGAAGCTCTTTGACCTTGCTCAGGGAATTGAAGGCGTAATATCACTTGGGATTGGGGAACCAGACTTTGACACTCCAGAGCACATAAAAGAATACGCAAAGGAAGCCCTTGACAAGGGACTAACGCACTACAGCCCAAACGCAGGAATTTTGGAACTCAGGGAAGCCGTTGCAGAAAAGTTCAAGAAGCATAACGGGATTGACGCGGATCCAAAAACCCAAATAATGATAACTGTTGGCACAAATCAGCAGATCCTAATGGGGCTTGCAACGTTCCTCAGGGATAATGAGGAAGTCCTCATTCCTTCTCCAATGTTCGTCAGCTATGCCCCCGCGGTTATCTTAGCCGGAGGAAAACCCGTTGAAGTGCCCACATACGAGGAGAACGAATTCCGCTTAACCGTTGACGACCTCGAGAAATACGTCACCCCAAAAACAAGGGCTTTGATCATAAACACTCCTAACAACCCGACTGGAGCCGTTTTAACGAAAAAAGACCTCGAAGAAATTGCAGACTTTGCCGTAGAGCATGATTTAATGGTTTTAAGCGACGAAGTTTACGAATACTTCGTCTACGACGGCGTCAAAAACTACAGCATCGCTTCTCTAGACGGCATGTTTGAAAGAACAATAACTATGAACGGCTTTTCAAAAACCTTTGCAATGACTGGATGGCGTTTGGGATTTTTAGCGGCTCCTGAGTGGGTCATAGAGAAGATGGTCCGCTTCCAGATGTACAATGCCACATGCCCGGTAACGTTTATCCAATACGCAGCTGCAAAGGCTTTAAGGGACGAAAGGAGCTGGAAAGCTGTAGAGGAGATGCGCAGGGAGTATGAGAGGAGGAGAAACCTTGTTTGGAAGAGGCTAAACGAGATGGGACTGCCAACGGTTAAGCCCAAGGGAGCGTTCTACATATTCCCGAGAATTAAGGATACTGGGCTTACAAGCAAAGAGTTCAGCGAACTCATGATAAAGGAGGCCAAGGTCGTCGTTGTTCCAGGAAGCGCCTTTGGAAATGCTGGAGAAGGCTACGTGAGGATAAGCTATGCCACAGCCTACGAAAAGCTTGAGGAAGCAATGGACAGAATGGAAAAAGTTCTGAAAGAAAAGAACCTCGTTTAA